A genomic stretch from Pseudomonas mendocina includes:
- a CDS encoding ribonucleoside-diphosphate reductase subunit alpha: MQTDTSRENPQATAPQASDDNATLSATAPGQLRVIKRNGTVVPYTDDKITVAITKAFLAVEGGTAAASSRIHETVARLTEQVTATFKRRMPSGGTIHIEEIQDQVELALMRAGEQKVARDYVIYREARAAERKSANAAGDIAQPHPSIRVTQADGSLVPLDMGRLNTIIREACEGLAEVDGELIQKETLKNLYDGVAQSDVNTALVMTSRTLVEREPNYSYVTARLLMDNIRAEGLGFLGVATSATHHEMADLYAKALPAYVAKGIEFELLDPKLASFDLEKLGKAINHERDQQFTYLGLQTLYDRYFIHKDGIRFELPQVFFMRVAMGLAIEEKDKEARAIEFYNLLSSFDYMASTPTLFNAGTMRPQLSSCYLTTVPDDLSGIYGAIHDNAMLSKFAGGLGNDWTPVRALGSYIKGTNGKSQGVVPFLKVVNDTAVAVNQGGKRKGAVCAYLETWHMDIEEFLELRKNTGDDRRRTHDMNTANWIPDLFMKRVFDDGKWTLFSPSEVPDLHDLTGKAFEERYEYYEALTEYGKIKLFKTIQAKDLWRKMLSMLFETGHPWLTFKDPCNLRSPQQHVGVVHSSNLCTEITLNTNADEIAVCNLGSVNLPNHIVDGKLDTAKLEKTIRVAVRMLDNVIDINYYSVPQARNSNFKHRPVGLGIMGFQDALYLQHIPYGSDAAVEFADRSMEAVSYFAIQASCDLADERGSYSTFDGSLWSKGILPLDSLQLLIEARGEKYIDVDRAETLDWAPIRERVKKGIRNSNIMAIAPTATIANITGVSQSIEPTYQNLYVKSNLSGEFTVINPYLVRDLKARGLWDSVMVNDLKYYDGSVQQIERIPQDLKDLYATAFEVETKWIVDAASRRQKWIDQAQSLNLYIAGASGKKLDVTYRMAWYRGLKTTYYLRALAATSTEKSTINTGKLNAVSSGAGTEGLQAKPQAPSNEFTSAGPAPVPKACAIDEPDCEACQ; the protein is encoded by the coding sequence ATGCAAACCGACACTTCCCGCGAGAACCCGCAGGCCACCGCGCCGCAGGCCAGCGATGACAACGCCACCCTGAGCGCCACCGCTCCGGGTCAGTTGCGAGTGATCAAGCGTAACGGCACCGTTGTGCCTTACACCGACGACAAGATCACTGTTGCCATCACCAAAGCCTTTCTCGCTGTTGAAGGCGGTACTGCTGCCGCTTCGTCGCGTATCCATGAGACCGTTGCCCGCCTGACCGAACAAGTGACTGCGACCTTCAAGCGTCGTATGCCATCCGGCGGCACCATCCACATCGAAGAAATTCAGGACCAGGTTGAACTTGCCCTCATGCGCGCAGGCGAGCAAAAAGTTGCCCGCGACTACGTGATCTACCGCGAAGCCCGCGCCGCAGAGCGTAAGAGCGCCAACGCAGCTGGCGACATCGCCCAGCCACACCCAAGCATCCGTGTGACCCAAGCTGACGGCAGCCTGGTGCCGCTGGACATGGGCCGCCTGAACACCATCATCCGCGAAGCCTGTGAAGGTCTGGCCGAAGTGGATGGCGAGCTGATTCAGAAAGAAACCCTGAAGAACCTGTACGACGGCGTAGCCCAGAGCGACGTTAACACCGCCCTGGTCATGACCTCCCGCACCCTGGTTGAGCGCGAGCCAAACTACAGCTACGTGACTGCCCGCCTGCTGATGGACAACATCCGTGCTGAAGGCCTGGGCTTCCTCGGTGTTGCCACCAGCGCCACCCACCACGAAATGGCTGATCTGTACGCCAAGGCGCTGCCTGCTTACGTTGCTAAAGGTATCGAGTTCGAACTGCTCGACCCGAAACTGGCTTCCTTCGACCTGGAAAAACTGGGCAAGGCAATCAACCACGAGCGCGACCAGCAGTTCACCTATCTGGGCCTGCAAACCCTGTACGACCGCTACTTCATTCACAAAGACGGCATCCGTTTCGAACTGCCGCAAGTCTTCTTCATGCGTGTGGCCATGGGCCTGGCGATCGAAGAGAAAGACAAAGAAGCCCGTGCTATCGAGTTCTACAACCTGCTCTCGTCCTTCGACTACATGGCGTCCACGCCGACCCTGTTCAACGCCGGCACCATGCGTCCGCAGCTGTCCAGCTGCTACCTGACCACCGTTCCGGATGACCTGTCGGGCATCTACGGCGCCATCCACGACAACGCCATGCTGTCCAAGTTTGCCGGTGGTCTGGGCAACGACTGGACGCCAGTGCGTGCGCTGGGTTCTTATATCAAAGGCACCAACGGCAAATCCCAGGGCGTTGTACCGTTCCTGAAAGTCGTCAACGACACCGCCGTAGCCGTAAACCAAGGTGGCAAGCGCAAAGGCGCTGTATGTGCTTACCTGGAAACTTGGCACATGGACATCGAGGAATTCCTCGAGCTGCGTAAAAACACCGGTGACGACCGCCGCCGTACCCACGACATGAACACCGCGAACTGGATTCCGGACCTGTTCATGAAGCGCGTATTCGATGACGGCAAGTGGACCCTGTTCAGCCCGAGCGAAGTACCGGACCTGCACGACCTGACCGGTAAAGCCTTCGAAGAGCGCTACGAGTACTACGAAGCCCTGACTGAATACGGCAAGATCAAGCTGTTCAAAACCATTCAGGCCAAAGACCTGTGGCGCAAAATGCTCTCGATGCTGTTCGAGACTGGCCACCCATGGCTGACCTTCAAAGATCCGTGCAACCTGCGCAGCCCGCAGCAGCACGTTGGCGTGGTTCACAGCTCCAACCTGTGCACCGAGATCACCCTGAACACTAACGCCGATGAAATTGCCGTATGTAACCTGGGTTCCGTCAACCTGCCGAACCACATCGTTGACGGCAAGCTGGACACCGCCAAGCTGGAGAAAACCATCCGCGTCGCTGTGCGCATGCTTGATAACGTAATCGACATCAACTACTACAGCGTACCGCAGGCTCGTAACTCCAACTTCAAGCACCGTCCGGTGGGTCTGGGCATCATGGGCTTCCAGGACGCACTGTACCTGCAGCACATCCCATACGGATCCGACGCCGCTGTAGAATTCGCCGACCGCTCGATGGAAGCCGTCAGCTACTTCGCCATCCAGGCCTCCTGTGACCTGGCAGATGAGCGCGGCAGCTACTCGACCTTCGATGGTTCGCTATGGAGCAAAGGCATCCTGCCGCTGGACTCCCTGCAACTGCTGATCGAGGCCCGTGGCGAAAAATACATCGACGTCGACCGTGCCGAGACTCTGGACTGGGCACCGATCCGCGAGCGCGTGAAGAAAGGTATCCGTAACTCCAACATCATGGCCATCGCACCGACCGCCACCATCGCCAACATCACCGGCGTATCGCAGTCGATCGAACCGACCTATCAGAACCTGTATGTGAAGTCGAACCTCTCCGGCGAATTCACCGTGATCAACCCGTACCTGGTTCGCGACCTCAAAGCACGCGGCCTGTGGGACTCGGTCATGGTCAACGACCTGAAGTACTACGACGGTTCCGTGCAGCAGATCGAGCGTATCCCGCAAGACCTGAAAGACCTCTACGCCACCGCGTTTGAAGTGGAAACCAAGTGGATCGTGGACGCAGCCAGCCGCCGCCAGAAGTGGATCGACCAGGCTCAATCGCTGAACCTGTACATCGCTGGCGCATCGGGCAAGAAACTCGACGTGACCTACCGCATGGCTTGGTACCGTGGTCTGAAAACCACCTACTACCTCCGTGCCCTGGCCGCCACCAGCACCGAGAAGTCCACCATCAACACCGGCAAACTCAACGCCGTATCCAGTGGCGCAGGCACCGAAGGGTTGCAGGCCAAGCCGCAGGCGCCGAGCAATGAGTTCACCAGTGCGGGTCCGGCTCCAGTGCCAAAGGCCTGTGCTATCGACGAGCCAGACTGCGAAGCCTGCCAATAA
- a CDS encoding DUF2846 domain-containing protein: MLNTLKLSAASLAFLFLAGCASVPMESADKDQQLKAFPSPANNQAGLYIFRDSSLGPALKKSLYIDDQLIGETATKTYFYRLITPGQHTLSTESEFGNNNLILDAQAGKNHYVRQSIKVGVFVGGAKLEEVSESEGQKGVMESKLAR, encoded by the coding sequence ATGTTAAACACTCTGAAACTCTCCGCTGCATCCCTCGCCTTTCTCTTTTTAGCTGGCTGCGCCTCGGTGCCGATGGAGTCGGCTGATAAAGATCAACAGCTGAAAGCGTTCCCGTCCCCCGCTAACAATCAAGCCGGGCTTTACATATTCCGTGACTCGTCTCTTGGTCCTGCCCTCAAAAAGAGTCTCTACATTGATGACCAATTGATTGGCGAAACTGCGACTAAAACCTATTTTTACCGTCTCATCACTCCCGGTCAGCACACGCTCTCAACTGAGTCAGAGTTCGGCAATAACAACCTGATTCTGGATGCCCAGGCAGGAAAGAATCATTACGTTCGCCAATCCATCAAAGTCGGCGTATTCGTTGGGGGAGCCAAGCTAGAAGAGGTATCGGAAAGCGAGGGGCAAAAAGGCGTTATGGAGTCCAAACTGGCCCGCTGA
- a CDS encoding NAD(P)H-dependent oxidoreductase: MKKILLLDGGKAFAHSQGQYNTTLHNAAEALLLEAGFEVKTTFIDGGYDVKEEVEKMLWADVIVWQMPSWWMGAPWTVKKYMDEVFTEGHGSLYASDGRTRSDASQKYGSGGLVHDKRYMLSVTWNAPVQAFEDPTDFFEGKGVDAVYFPFHKANAFLGMQALPTFICNDVMKVPNIENDVLRYQQHLRDVFGIAQ, translated from the coding sequence ATGAAAAAGATTCTGTTGCTCGATGGCGGCAAAGCGTTCGCCCATTCCCAAGGCCAATACAACACTACCCTGCACAACGCTGCTGAAGCGCTGTTGCTAGAAGCTGGTTTTGAGGTCAAAACCACCTTTATTGACGGTGGTTACGATGTGAAGGAAGAGGTCGAAAAAATGCTCTGGGCCGACGTGATCGTCTGGCAGATGCCCAGCTGGTGGATGGGCGCACCTTGGACCGTAAAGAAGTACATGGATGAAGTGTTCACCGAAGGCCACGGCAGCCTGTATGCCAGCGATGGACGTACCCGCTCCGATGCTTCGCAAAAATACGGCAGCGGCGGTCTGGTACATGACAAACGCTACATGCTGTCAGTGACCTGGAATGCCCCGGTGCAGGCCTTTGAAGACCCAACCGATTTCTTTGAGGGCAAAGGTGTCGACGCCGTTTACTTCCCGTTCCACAAGGCCAATGCCTTCCTTGGCATGCAAGCCCTGCCCACCTTTATCTGTAACGATGTGATGAAGGTGCCGAACATTGAAAACGACGTGCTGCGCTATCAGCAGCACCTGCGTGACGTGTTCGGTATCGCTCAGTAA
- a CDS encoding CAP domain-containing protein, which translates to MKAFLALSLTLLSGLAQASEETQLIGLINHYRSQPQACDGGVSQELPALNADSRLVLPAIGAVDLQESMARKGYPMVNVQSVTLSGPRDAASALKVLKESFCKVFLDPQYVDIGVSRFDREWRILVARPLLASRLGEWHAEGQKLLEAINKARGTARQCGSAEMLPAAGPLSWNETLASTAEAHSRYMANHNVFSHIDADGRTPGDRVEIAGYSGQGVGENIAAGQDTAAKVVDGWLSSPGHCTTLMRAQYKDFGAAYASDPKSDAGIYWTAVFGAP; encoded by the coding sequence ATGAAGGCGTTTCTGGCCTTGTCCCTGACCTTGCTAAGTGGCTTGGCGCAGGCCTCTGAGGAGACTCAGCTTATCGGCCTGATCAACCACTACCGCAGCCAGCCCCAGGCTTGTGATGGCGGCGTCTCACAGGAGTTGCCAGCGCTGAATGCTGATAGCCGTCTGGTGCTACCGGCGATAGGCGCAGTGGACTTGCAGGAGTCGATGGCGCGTAAAGGTTATCCGATGGTTAATGTGCAATCGGTCACGCTGTCTGGCCCACGGGATGCCGCCTCAGCACTGAAGGTGCTGAAGGAAAGTTTCTGTAAGGTTTTCCTTGATCCGCAATACGTTGACATTGGTGTCAGCCGTTTTGACCGTGAATGGCGCATTCTGGTGGCTCGCCCGCTGTTGGCCAGTCGCTTAGGTGAATGGCATGCTGAAGGGCAAAAGTTGCTGGAAGCCATCAACAAGGCCCGTGGCACTGCACGCCAGTGTGGCAGTGCAGAAATGCTGCCTGCTGCTGGTCCTTTGAGTTGGAATGAAACCCTGGCCAGCACAGCAGAGGCCCACAGCCGTTATATGGCCAATCACAATGTCTTCAGCCACATCGACGCTGACGGCCGTACACCGGGTGACCGCGTGGAGATTGCTGGTTACAGCGGCCAGGGTGTGGGGGAAAACATCGCTGCCGGGCAGGATACTGCGGCCAAGGTAGTGGACGGCTGGCTAAGCAGCCCTGGCCATTGCACCACCCTGATGCGGGCGCAGTACAAAGACTTTGGCGCTGCCTACGCCAGCGATCCCAAGAGTGACGCGGGCATCTACTGGACCGCCGTATTCGGCGCGCCGTGA
- a CDS encoding helix-turn-helix domain-containing protein → MSEMDISQVARWSGQPASTLRYYEEKGLIRSIGRNGLKRVFDDSVLQRLALIALGRNAGFSLEDIALMLGNSRTPSIDRDRLLQQADELDNRIRQLSAIRDGLKHAAQCSEDNHLSCPKFQRLMSVASKKAKRKTATRPQQKMPTNH, encoded by the coding sequence ATGAGTGAGATGGATATCAGCCAGGTTGCGCGCTGGTCTGGCCAACCGGCCTCAACCCTGCGCTATTACGAAGAGAAAGGATTAATCCGTTCCATTGGTAGAAACGGCCTTAAACGCGTTTTTGATGATTCAGTCCTTCAACGCCTCGCCCTCATTGCGTTGGGGCGTAACGCAGGTTTCTCACTCGAAGACATTGCTTTAATGCTCGGCAACAGCCGCACGCCAAGCATTGACCGTGATCGCCTGCTCCAACAGGCAGATGAACTGGACAACCGCATCCGCCAACTAAGCGCAATACGCGATGGCTTAAAGCACGCAGCCCAATGCTCGGAGGACAATCACCTGAGTTGTCCTAAATTCCAGCGTTTAATGTCTGTCGCCAGCAAAAAAGCCAAGCGCAAGACCGCCACCCGCCCCCAGCAAAAGATGCCCACAAACCATTGA
- a CDS encoding ribonucleotide-diphosphate reductase subunit beta, which produces MLSWDEFDKPEEGAAPKAAAQQANVEAGLDKLDNQAAGSVEEARAIDASDSDAVARAKAALNELDIQEGLDDLEGASARVHVGDKQMINARADLNQLVPFKYDWAWQKYLDGCANHWMPQEVNMNADIALWKSADGLTEDERRIVKRNLGFFSTADSLVANNLVLAVYRLITNPECRQYILRQAFEEAIHTHAYQYCIESLGMDEGEIFNMYHEIPSVAKKASWGLKYTRSISDPQFNTGTPETDRQFLRNLIAYYCVLEGIFFYCGFTQILSMGRRNKMTGTAEQFQYILRDESMHLNFGIDVINQIKIENPHLWDAEMKDEATQMILQGTQLEIEYARDTMPRGVLGMNAAMMEDYLKFIANRRLTQIGLKEEYPGTTNPFPWMSEIMDLKKEKNFFETRVIEYQTGGALSWD; this is translated from the coding sequence ATGCTGAGCTGGGATGAATTCGACAAACCCGAAGAAGGCGCTGCACCCAAGGCAGCCGCACAACAGGCCAACGTAGAGGCTGGCCTGGACAAGCTGGACAACCAAGCCGCCGGTTCCGTAGAGGAAGCCCGCGCCATCGACGCCAGTGATTCCGACGCCGTAGCCCGTGCTAAAGCCGCGCTGAACGAGCTGGACATCCAGGAAGGCCTGGACGATCTGGAAGGCGCCAGCGCCCGCGTACACGTGGGCGACAAGCAGATGATCAACGCCCGTGCCGACCTCAACCAACTCGTACCGTTCAAGTACGACTGGGCCTGGCAGAAATACCTCGACGGCTGCGCCAACCACTGGATGCCGCAAGAAGTAAACATGAACGCCGACATCGCCCTGTGGAAGAGCGCTGACGGCCTGACCGAAGACGAGCGCCGCATCGTTAAGCGCAACCTCGGCTTCTTCTCCACCGCCGACAGCCTGGTTGCCAACAACCTCGTGCTGGCCGTGTACCGCCTGATCACCAACCCGGAGTGCCGCCAGTACATCCTGCGCCAGGCCTTCGAAGAAGCGATCCACACCCACGCCTACCAGTACTGCATCGAGTCGCTGGGCATGGACGAAGGCGAAATCTTCAACATGTACCACGAGATCCCGAGCGTTGCGAAAAAGGCATCCTGGGGCCTCAAATACACCCGCTCGATTTCCGACCCGCAGTTCAACACCGGCACCCCGGAAACCGACCGCCAGTTCCTGCGTAACCTCATCGCTTACTACTGCGTACTGGAAGGCATCTTCTTCTACTGCGGCTTCACCCAGATCCTCTCCATGGGCCGCCGCAACAAGATGACCGGCACCGCCGAACAGTTCCAGTACATCCTGCGTGACGAGTCCATGCACCTGAACTTCGGTATCGACGTGATCAACCAGATCAAGATCGAAAACCCACACCTGTGGGATGCCGAAATGAAAGACGAAGCCACCCAGATGATCCTGCAAGGCACTCAGCTGGAGATCGAATACGCCCGTGACACCATGCCACGCGGTGTACTGGGCATGAACGCGGCCATGATGGAGGACTACCTCAAATTCATCGCCAACCGCCGCCTGACCCAGATCGGCCTGAAAGAAGAATACCCAGGCACCACCAACCCCTTCCCATGGATGAGCGAAATCATGGACCTGAAGAAGGAGAAAAACTTCTTCGAGACCCGCGTGATTGAGTATCAGACTGGTGGGGCGTTGAGCTGGGATTGA
- a CDS encoding HPF/RaiA family ribosome-associated protein yields the protein MQIQVHSDHNIAGSSRLVDWVSASVASRLERFDEELTRIVVHLHDDNGSKAGAHDKRCQIEARPKGLQPVSVTHKAESLEHAIDGSIEKLHSALDHQFGKMRSKRVASQQAAKAAGVADLVLEEE from the coding sequence ATGCAAATCCAAGTTCATAGCGATCACAACATTGCTGGCAGTTCACGTCTGGTTGATTGGGTAAGTGCAAGTGTAGCCAGCCGCCTTGAGCGTTTTGATGAAGAACTCACCCGCATTGTCGTCCACCTGCACGACGACAATGGCTCGAAAGCTGGCGCCCACGATAAGCGCTGCCAGATCGAGGCCCGGCCAAAAGGCCTGCAGCCTGTCTCAGTCACCCATAAAGCTGAATCACTGGAGCACGCGATTGACGGTTCGATCGAGAAGCTGCACAGCGCCCTTGATCACCAATTCGGCAAAATGCGCAGCAAACGCGTTGCCTCCCAGCAGGCTGCTAAAGCAGCCGGAGTAGCCGATCTGGTTCTGGAAGAGGAATGA
- a CDS encoding NUDIX domain-containing protein — protein MPTTLTISAACLFDDNGRLLLVRKRNTRAFMLPGGKAEPDEDAVTALQRELEEELNLRLPAEALSHLGRFQAPAANEADTWIDACIYKAHLPHPVSPAAELEELRWLAADEPRPDTLAPLLREHVLPLIWPVHQ, from the coding sequence ATGCCCACCACCCTCACCATCTCCGCCGCCTGCCTGTTCGACGATAACGGTCGGCTTCTGCTGGTACGCAAACGCAACACCCGCGCCTTTATGCTCCCCGGCGGCAAAGCCGAACCCGATGAAGATGCGGTCACCGCCTTACAGCGCGAACTTGAAGAAGAGCTGAATCTACGCCTACCTGCAGAAGCCCTGAGTCACCTAGGCCGATTCCAGGCACCAGCCGCCAACGAGGCGGATACCTGGATTGATGCCTGTATCTATAAAGCTCATCTGCCCCACCCTGTCAGCCCGGCTGCCGAGCTGGAGGAGCTGCGCTGGCTGGCAGCGGACGAACCGCGCCCGGACACCCTCGCACCGTTGCTGCGGGAGCATGTGCTGCCGTTAATTTGGCCTGTGCATCAGTAA
- a CDS encoding transposase codes for MPNYRRARIAGATYFFTVNLRNRSDDLLIREIDLLRWAVRVTRERHSFYIDAWVVLPDHMHCMWTLPPGDADFAKRWKSIKFAFAKRLPAIEHRTINQYRRNERGIWQRRYWEHLIRNDQDYQRHFDYIHYNPLKHGHVHHLADWPYSTFHRAVKMGIYPANWHTEPSPRTEGYGE; via the coding sequence ATGCCCAACTACCGCCGCGCCCGTATTGCTGGGGCGACTTACTTTTTTACCGTCAACTTACGCAATCGCTCGGACGATCTGCTGATTCGGGAAATTGATTTACTGCGTTGGGCTGTGCGCGTTACGCGGGAACGACATTCCTTTTATATTGATGCATGGGTTGTGTTGCCCGATCACATGCACTGCATGTGGACGCTGCCACCGGGCGATGCCGACTTTGCCAAGCGCTGGAAATCCATAAAATTCGCTTTCGCTAAACGCCTGCCCGCTATCGAACACCGAACCATAAACCAATACCGCCGCAACGAACGCGGCATCTGGCAACGCCGATATTGGGAACACCTGATCCGTAACGATCAGGATTACCAACGTCACTTCGATTACATCCACTACAACCCGCTCAAACACGGCCACGTACACCATCTGGCCGACTGGCCCTACTCGACCTTTCACCGCGCTGTAAAAATGGGTATCTACCCCGCCAACTGGCACACCGAACCTTCACCTAGAACCGAAGGCTACGGCGAATGA
- the eco gene encoding serine protease inhibitor ecotin: MYEFNKVFASLICTLPLMACAATPEALKPYPAPTEGYTRHVIDLPKLDNENDHKVELLAGKTMEVDCNIHRLGGQWQDKTAEGWGYSYYELSDVGPGISTMMGCPNNEPKKAFVPAGGEAKLVRYNSKLPIVVYTPADVEVRYRVWSATPEATVAKQQ; the protein is encoded by the coding sequence ATGTACGAATTCAATAAAGTCTTCGCCTCCCTGATCTGCACCCTGCCGCTGATGGCCTGCGCGGCCACGCCTGAGGCACTCAAGCCTTACCCAGCGCCGACAGAAGGGTACACGCGCCATGTGATCGACCTGCCAAAGCTGGATAACGAGAACGACCACAAGGTTGAACTGCTAGCGGGTAAAACCATGGAGGTGGATTGCAACATTCACCGTCTGGGCGGCCAGTGGCAAGACAAGACAGCCGAAGGCTGGGGTTACAGCTATTACGAATTGAGTGATGTCGGCCCCGGCATCAGCACAATGATGGGCTGCCCAAACAATGAGCCAAAGAAAGCATTTGTCCCGGCAGGCGGCGAAGCTAAGTTGGTTCGTTACAACAGCAAGCTGCCAATTGTTGTGTACACCCCTGCCGATGTTGAGGTGCGTTATCGGGTGTGGTCAGCCACCCCGGAAGCGACCGTTGCTAAGCAGCAATAA
- a CDS encoding DUF2938 domain-containing protein, with protein MKVELLLQVLVLGVGATWFMDMWALLRWRLFNVPSLDYALVGRWIGHMPRGVFYHPNIGKAAAINGEKWMGWVFHYLTGVAFAGLFVVLTSPQWLARPTLVPALLFGGFTVLIPWLVMQPAFGLGLAASNLPKPWQARSRSLVTHLVFGLGLYLVAVFVAAAWT; from the coding sequence ATGAAAGTCGAGTTGCTGCTTCAGGTACTTGTGCTGGGTGTGGGGGCCACATGGTTTATGGATATGTGGGCGCTGCTGCGTTGGCGACTCTTTAACGTGCCGTCCTTGGATTACGCCCTTGTCGGACGATGGATCGGGCATATGCCCCGTGGTGTTTTCTATCACCCGAACATAGGCAAAGCTGCGGCTATTAACGGTGAGAAATGGATGGGATGGGTATTTCACTACCTCACCGGCGTGGCTTTTGCGGGGCTATTTGTTGTGCTGACCAGTCCGCAGTGGCTGGCTCGGCCAACCCTGGTACCGGCCCTGCTGTTTGGTGGCTTTACCGTGCTGATTCCCTGGTTGGTGATGCAGCCAGCCTTCGGCTTAGGCCTCGCTGCATCGAACCTGCCCAAACCATGGCAGGCCAGATCAAGAAGCCTTGTGACGCATTTGGTGTTTGGTTTGGGGCTCTATCTGGTGGCCGTTTTCGTTGCCGCCGCCTGGACGTGA
- a CDS encoding sulfite exporter TauE/SafE family protein, with amino-acid sequence MTAIILVFLLAGVIKGVIALGLPTISMGLLSLVMPPGAAASLLIIPSLVTNAWQLLIGPDFFGLIRRLWTLLAGIILGTLFSPLPTLSAGSGLTQIALGVVLIMYGVWGLLAKSTPNPGRHERWLSPTLGYITGCISAATGIFVIPAVPYLQALRLPKDDLIQALGLAFTASTVGLALQLGQDNQLAQIDYSQCLIALLAALAGMSVGQHLRRYISETTFRRLFFIGLIALGAYMALH; translated from the coding sequence ATGACTGCAATTATTTTGGTGTTCCTGTTGGCTGGTGTGATCAAGGGTGTGATTGCCCTGGGCCTGCCGACTATTTCCATGGGCCTGCTGAGTCTGGTGATGCCACCCGGCGCAGCGGCCAGCCTGCTGATTATTCCGTCACTGGTCACCAATGCCTGGCAGCTACTGATTGGCCCTGACTTTTTCGGGCTGATCCGGCGCTTGTGGACTCTGCTCGCCGGAATCATCCTCGGCACGTTGTTTAGCCCGCTGCCAACCCTCAGCGCTGGTTCAGGGTTAACGCAAATAGCGCTGGGAGTGGTGCTGATTATGTATGGCGTATGGGGCTTACTGGCCAAAAGCACACCAAATCCAGGCCGCCATGAGCGGTGGCTATCCCCCACTCTGGGCTACATCACGGGCTGTATCAGTGCTGCGACCGGCATTTTCGTTATCCCGGCGGTGCCGTACCTGCAAGCCCTGAGGTTGCCAAAAGATGACCTGATCCAGGCACTGGGCCTGGCGTTTACAGCCTCTACTGTGGGGCTTGCCCTTCAGCTCGGGCAGGACAATCAACTAGCGCAAATTGATTACAGCCAGTGCCTCATCGCATTACTGGCCGCACTAGCGGGCATGTCAGTCGGCCAGCACCTGCGCCGGTATATCAGCGAAACGACTTTTCGCCGCCTGTTCTTTATCGGCCTGATTGCACTGGGGGCTTACATGGCGTTGCATTGA